One window of the Saccopteryx bilineata isolate mSacBil1 chromosome 2, mSacBil1_pri_phased_curated, whole genome shotgun sequence genome contains the following:
- the DNAJC14 gene encoding dnaJ homolog subfamily C member 14, whose amino-acid sequence MAQKNPGERRLCEAHHSGNASLGALRSSVDPEILSFSGLRDSSSPAFTGTRCFTEHSSSKYTQLPNPAHWSDPSHGPPRGPGPPRDGEDSDQSEVSSEEESGVHQELSRESEAGHQENGNTSFLSIPSTCNCQGTPGILKGPDSGEGGSSSSNFCHHCTSLAVGEDEEEPKFPSDFSHVPSGKKLLTRRQRHRVPAKEDTREGGRRDPRSLGRHRLGRKRSQADKHRGLGFWGAEELCQLGQAGFWWLIELLVLVGEYVEICGHLIYACRQLKGSDLDLFRVWAGVWAGRLGCWAQVMFQFLSQGFCFGAGLFTRFLRLLGALLLLALALLLGCLQLGWQFLVGLGDWLGWRGKATWLFSWLDSPTLQRCLILLRDSRPWQQLVRMVQWGWLELPQIKQRTNRQGSAPVASGRYCQPEEEVARLLTMAGVPEDELNPFHVLGVEPTSSDVELKKAYRQLAVMVHPDKNHHPRAEEAFKVLRAAWDIVSNPERRKEYEMKRMAENELNRSVNEFLSKLQDDLKEAMNTMMCSRCQGKHRRFEMDREPKNARYCAECNRLHPAEEGDFWAESSMLGLKITYFALMDGKVYDITEWAGCQRVGISPDTHRVPYHISFGSRIPGTSGRQRATPDAPPADLQDFLSWIFQVPPGQVSNGNFFTAPHPGPEATTTSKSNSTVPKREAKPKRRKKVRRPFQR is encoded by the exons ATGGCCCAGAAGAACCCCGGAGAAAGAAGGTTGTGTGAAGCCCACCACAGTGGTAATGCCTCCCTCGGGGCTTTACGATCCTCTGTGGACCCTGAAATACTTTCATTCTCAGGACTCAGGGACTCATCGAGCCCTGCTTTTACTGGTACCCGCTGCTTCACAGAGCACTCTAGTTCTAAGTATACACAGCTCCCTAATCCAGCCCACTGGTCGGATCCAAGTCATGGCCCCCCAAGGGGTCCAGGACCCCCTAGAGATGGAGAGGATTCTGATCAGAGTGAGGTCTCTTCAGAAGAAGAGTCAGGAGTGCATCAGGAACTCTCAAGAGAGAGTGAGGCTGGGCACCAGGAGAATGGGAacacttcttttctttccattccatCTACTTGCAACTGCCAAGGAACCCCTGGAATCCTTAAAGGGCCTGACTCTGGGGAAGGAGGTAGCTCTTCTAGCAACTTTTGCCACCATTGTACCTCTTTAGCTGTTGGAGAAGATGAGGAGGAGCCCAAGTTCCCCAGTGATTTTTCACATGTGCCCAGTGGAAAGAAACTTCTAACCCGGAGACAGAGGCACCGTGTTCCAGCCAAGGAGGATACTCGGGAAGGTGGACGCAGAGATCCCAGGTCCCTTGGTCGACATAGGCTGGGCCGGAAACGAAGTCAAGCAGATAAGCACAGAGGCCTGGGATTTTGGGGAGCAGAAGAACTGTGTCAGCTTGGTCAGGCAGGCTTCTGGTGGCTGATCGAACTGCTTGTATTGGTAGGAGAGTATGTGGAAATTTGTGGCCATCTCATCTATGCATGCAGGCAGCTGAAAGGCAGTGATTTGGACCTTTTTCGAGTCTGGGCGGGAGTCTGGGCAGGGCGGCTgggctgctgggcccaggtgatGTTCCAGTTTCTGAGCCAGGGATTTTGCTTTGGGGCAGGGTTGTTCACCCGTTTTCTTAGGTTATTGGGTGCTTTGCTGCTCCTGGCTCTGGCCCTCTTGTTGGGCTGTCTGCAGTTGGGCTGGCAGTTTCTCGTGGGACTAGGCGACTGGTTAGGCTGGAGAGGGAAAGCCACCTGGCTCTTCTCTTGGCTGGATTCTCCCACCTTGCAACGTTGTCTGATTCTGCTGAGAGATAGCAGACCCTGGCAGCAGTTGGTAAGAATGGTTCAGTGGGGCTGGCTGGAGTTGCCTCAGATCAAACAGAGAACTAACAGGCAGGGGAGTGCACCTGTAGCTAGTGGTCGCTACTGCCAGCCTGAGGAGGAAGTGGCTCGACTCTTGACCATGGCTGGGGTTCCTGAAGATGAACTAAACCCTTTCCATGTGTTGGGAGTTGAACCCACATCATCAGATGTTGAACTGAAGAAGGCCTATAGACAGTTGGCAGTGATG GTTCATCCTGACAAAAATCATCATCCCCGGGCTGAGGAGGCCTTCAAGGTTTTGCGGGCAGCTTGGGACATTGTCAGCAATCCTGAAAGGCGGAAGGAATATGAGAT GAAACGAATGGCAGAGAATGAGCTGAACCGGTCAGTGAATGAGTTTCTGTCCAAGCTGCAGGATGACCTCAAAGAGGCAATGAATACTATGATGTGCAGTCGATGCCAGGGAAAGCATAG GAGGTTCGAAATGGACCGGGAACCTAAGAATGCCAGATACTGTGCTGAGTGTAATAGACTACATCCTGCTGAAGAGGGAGACTTTTGGGCAGAGTCAAGCATGCTGGGCCTCAAGATCACCTACTTTGCACTGATGGATGGGAAGGTGTATGACATCACAG AGTGGGCTGGATGCCAGCGTGTGGGTATCTCCCCAGATACTCACAGAGTCCCCTATCACATCTCATTTGGTTCTCGTATCCCAGGCACCAGTGGGCGACAGAG AGCCACCCCAGATGCCCCTCCTGCTGACCTTCAGGATTTCTTGAGCTGGATCTTTCAAGTACCCCCAGGACAGGTGTCCAATGGGAACTTCTTTACAGCTCCTCATCCTGGCCCCGAAGCCACCACAACTTCCAAGTCCAATAGCACAGTACCCAAGAGAGAAGCCAAACCGAAGAGGCGGAAGAAAGTGAGAAGGCCCTTCCAACGTTGA
- the ORMDL2 gene encoding ORM1-like protein 2, protein MNVGVAHSEVNPNTRVMNSRGIWLAYIILVGLLHVVLLSIPFFSIPVVWTLTNVIHNLAMYVFLHTLKGTPFETPDQGKARLLTHWEQMDYGLQFTSSRKFLSISPIVLYLLASFYTKYDAAHFLINTASLLSVLLPKLPQFHGVRLFGINKY, encoded by the exons ATGAATGTGGGGGTGGCACACAGTGAAGTAAACCCCAACACTCGAGTGATGAATAGCCGGGGCATCTGGCTGGCCTACATCATCTTGGTAGGACTGCTGCATGTGGTTCTACTCAGCATCcccttcttcagcattcctgttGTCTGGACCCTGACCAATGTCATCCATAACTTG GCTATGTATGTTTTCCTACATACACTGAAAGGGACACCCTTTGAGACCCCTGACCAAGGAAAGGCTCGGCTACTGACACACTGGGAACAGATGGACTACGGGCTCCAATTTACCTCTTCCCGCAAATTCCTCAGCATCTCTCCTATTGTACT ctacCTCCTAGCCAGCTTCTACACTAAATATGATGCTGCTCACTTCCTCATCAACACAGCCTCCCTGCTCAGTGTACTACTGCCTAAGTTGCCCCAATTCCATGGGGTTCGTCTCTTTGGCATCAATAAATACTGA